The sequence ccttaataaagtttttttaaaattataaatatattataagCGAACGCCAGTCGCTTATTTCTTATTACATTTCTAATCAGTTTCACTGAAACTGATTCAGTAAActataaaaggaaacaaatcagTGAAACTATGACTGAAAAACTTTATGCAGACGCTCTGATTTCCACACAACAGAAAAAACCCTgacgtctgattggctgctgagaTCACAATGAACAAATCAAAATGGAGGAAGTAAACAACCGTGTTAAACTTTTCAATGAGCAGAATaggaagtgcttttattttgatattctcAGCAGGATGGTTTCTTGTAATGTAACAGCTAACTTAGTAgtgagaggtcagaggtcagagacaTTTATTTGGTTCTGAGATGATCCAAGTCATTAAATAAAGCGTGAAAAACTGGCAGTAAGACTCGAGTCTCAGACCACGAGTCTAAGTCGAGCTTCAAGTCCGAGTCGACTCTCATCTTTAGACTGAAGTCAAACAGACACTGAAGGGAGACGAACCGCTtattaaaatcatgtttttagcAGCTGTTTGGTCCAAGTCGTCTGTttatcctcctcctctcccatTCACACTGTTGTCATGTCTCAAATCAACgccgaccagaaccagataaGTCCGTTCTCTCCTGGTCCCCAGTAGTTcagttgtgtgtgtgagaggtgGCCCTGCCCCCTGTTGACCTCGTGACCTCAGAGCTGTTTGCGTTTGTCGTCGATGCGCAGCAGAGTGGCGTAGAGCCTCAGAAATGAGTAGCTGACGCCAACAGCGCAGTACACAGAGGTCGCCAGCAGTGGGAGGAACGGCAGTTTCTGTCGCCATGGCGACAATGGAAAGATGAACTCGCAGGCAATCGCCACGGTAGCCAGCCCCAGCAGGTAGGCGACCTCCATGGGGCGGAGCAGAGAACCCTGAGACCTGAGAAGAGAGTAATCTGATTACATTCTGATGTCagccaggtgtgtgtgtttacctggAGGgaccaggtgtgtgtgtttacctggAGGgaccaggtgtgtgtgtttacctgtgCAGGTTTCCCAAGGCAGTGAAGGAGTAGATAGTGAACATCAGCATCAGACACACCTTGATAATCATCTCTGGAAAACATGCAGGAGAAACTCAGACGGCcgccattattattattattgttattattattaacactCAGATGTAAATAATAATCCTGTTGAATTATGACGCATGTCTCAGTTTAATGATGGAAAAGTCGAataaaatgcggctaaataAGGCTCTCCTGTTTATCAATCAGTAAATTAGCTGATTATTTTATCGATCAATCTGATTAATGGTTTCATACTGGAAGTACTGACAGAAAAGTGAGATTTTGACTCTCTGTGCGGTTCCGGTTTGAACggcctccagctgctgctccaaaACATTCAAACGTCTAGGAAACACGAGCTGGCCTACAGGAAGTGATATCATCACGCTTTGGGAACATGCCGAGTTATTCTCTTCATATTTATGGATTTTCATAAttgaaaaactgatcaaaacctttcaaaataaagttttgtgatGAGAGCTTCCTGTTTACCTGCGGGGGTGAATAGCAGCGGGAACAGGGAGTAATGTCCAGTGGTGGATAGGACCAGGAAGATCCCAGCATCCTCTCTGCTCTCCACAGCCAGGATGCTGCAGGGCGACACGCAGAGGAGGGTTAATGCAGAACTTCAGCGCCACCCACTGGGTAGTCAGGTCAGGCTGGCAGATTCCAgcacaataacataaaaacacaactctaagaattaaaatctcattacaTAACAGATTctagagacattttttttttaaaatgaaccagATTAGTATCATTCCACCAGCTGACTCTGCCTCATAGTGGACTCTGACTCCACCCCCTCGTCCCTGACTCCGCCCCCTGCGGTGACGTCTGACCTGAGCGGCAGCACGGCCAGCAGGATGGCTTTCTCGTGAACGTGCCAGCCGAACAGGAAGGAGGCCAGAGCGCAGAGCAGCAGGCAGCGCAGGAAGGCCCGGTTGCCACGGCGATGGCGCCAGATGGAGACCAGTGCCGGCTGTAGAGAGGAAGAAGGTTTCAGCGGACTGTTCTGCTGCATGCAGGCGGGCCGGGTCGATTCCGACTCACCAGAATAGCTAGCACCGTGCAGAGCAGCGTGGCGGCCGGAGGGACGGACGGCAGGACGGCGTGCTGGATCTCCTGGACCAGTCCCCCCGTCATGGCGGCCCGGGGAAGCTCCgcctcctgcagcagcttcagacgGACGcctggaagaaaacagagaGCGGTTCTGACCGGGTCGGGTCGGACGGATCACGGAACTGGCTGCGGAGCGGCTTCCTCACCAAGCACCGCCAGCGCCTTGTCGGCGCCACTGTAGAGCGCCCAGGCGTTGGGGGCCCAGTAGGCGTGGCAGAGGCCCCGCCTGAAGGGGAAGAGCCGCGACACCACCTGGGACAGCTGGCCCTGAACGCACCaccagcatcatcatcatcatcatcctcatcatcatcatcatcaggtcTGAACAGAGCAAACTTCAGGTCTAGAGAAGCTGACGGGTGCAAATACGCATCAAACAGTTGTGCGATAAAGTTTATCATCTGGTGGTGACGTTGTGATAACAATAAGTCTATTGATGAGCCGTTTTCCAAGACtaaaatcttgaaaaataataatttctaaaacattttgatctgCATCACTAATTattcactgatatttattgataaccttattaaacagaaacaaatactaaaaaataattttgacaataaaacatctttaattgaaatttattgtgacaatcaAAATTTcgatcacaataaatgataaacgatacgataatcGCTTCCCAACTGCAAACACGTgaataatgcaaaacaaacagaatcgCAGAAAAactagaagaaataaaaaagggaagatGTCATAAATAGCTAAACATGTAATTCTAAAACAGAGTAGAAatcctccagaccactaggggcaGTCTGGAGCTGGTAAAATTACCTACACAAACATGCTGCTGTTCTGTCAAACTATACAGAATGTCTGAAAAACATATGAAACTTTCATCTGGACGTC comes from Poecilia reticulata strain Guanapo unplaced genomic scaffold, Guppy_female_1.0+MT scaffold_131, whole genome shotgun sequence and encodes:
- the alg8 gene encoding dolichyl pyrophosphate Glc1Man9GlcNAc2 alpha-1,3-glucosyltransferase, giving the protein MAAQAESWSWFTALAVGVSLFKCLFINAYHSTDFEVHRNWLAITNSLPLSRWYHENSSEWTLDYPPLFAWLERGLAQAARHWDGDMLRLDNLNYASPATVLFQRLSVVCTDLLFIYAARECCRCIRVQKAPQVILCRPSFVLAVLLLWNFGLLIVDHIHFQYNGFLFGFLLLSVARHLQSRHLQGALLFAVLLNLKHIFLYVAPAYGIFLLRSYCFTLDRPDGSIRWSSFAPLRLLALGGIVISVFALSFGPFVAMGQLSQVVSRLFPFRRGLCHAYWAPNAWALYSGADKALAVLGVRLKLLQEAELPRAAMTGGLVQEIQHAVLPSVPPAATLLCTVLAILPALVSIWRHRRGNRAFLRCLLLCALASFLFGWHVHEKAILLAVLPLSILAVESREDAGIFLVLSTTGHYSLFPLLFTPAEMIIKVCLMLMFTIYSFTALGNLHRSQGSLLRPMEVAYLLGLATVAIACEFIFPLSPWRQKLPFLPLLATSVYCAVGVSYSFLRLYATLLRIDDKRKQL